Genomic segment of Tamandua tetradactyla isolate mTamTet1 chromosome 1, mTamTet1.pri, whole genome shotgun sequence:
AGTTTGTACTCTTAATGAAAACTCCAGCAGGAAGCACTGCCGAGCACATCATGCGGTTTTTGCTCCTACCCCTCCTGACAGCCCTACCAGGAACCCCAGCCTGACCTCTGAGAGGGGCCTCTGTGATGGTTCTGGGCAAAGATCCACTCCTCCATTTCTCAGATCAAATTAACCAACTCAACTAGACTAGAAATGCCACCTACTCAGTTTCACCAAAGAACCAAAGACTGTGTTCATAAAGTGTTTTGCTTCCCTCTAGAAGCAGGACAGTCATAGTAGGTTTTAAGGAAAGCCATCAGGCAGGGACCCTAGAAACAAGAACATCACTTTCCAGGGTGATAAAGACCTGGAGTGCAGAGACCATGGGGGCAACAGAGGAACGGCCAGGTGTTCTCAACCCTAAGGCAGGTGGCCTCTTCCGTCAACACCTATCTTAGCCTTCAGCAGCCCAGCTTGCCTCAAAACTCCTCCACCCGTAAGTTCCAGTTCCACAGTCCTGGAACACCCACCAGGAGATGAAGGGTAGAGGTGTCTTGGGAGCCCTGTGTGTTAAGTTAAAATGTGATTCCTGAGCGTGTAGCCAAAGTTGCTCTAAAGGAGCAAGACCCCAAGCTCTGGACCCAGGCAGGCGGGATTGCTGGGCCCAGGAATGGCCCAGTGTGCCCTCGTGGCACCAAGGTGGGTACCAAGACAGCTTCCCAACTAGAGCCTGACATCATGAATGACACAGAAACTATCCGGACCTGGAAGTTCATGACCAACCGACTCCTTCAGCAGGAACAAATGGTCATCAACGTCCTTCACCCTGGAAAGGCAACGGTACCTAagacagaaattttgaaaaaatgaaatgtacaaGACCACACCAGATATCATCTCTATATTTGGATTTAGAACCCATTTTGGTGGTGGCAAGACAATTGACTATGGCATGATTTATAATACCTTGgattatgtgaaaaaataaatccaaacacAGACTTGCAGGGTATGGCctgtaagagaagaaaaagacctCAAGGAAACAGCAAAAGGAGCACAAGAGCAGAATGAAGAAAGTCAGGGACACTGCAAAGCTCAGTGTTGGTGCTGGCAAAAAGGAGTGAAGATTCTTCAGCGACTTGATCTGTGACTGTGCAGATATTTCTGCAGAggattaataaaactaaaaactttttttaaaaggtgcTTGTCCAACAAGTTATTGGAAAGCAAAGGGGCTGGGCAGAAACCCAAAACCCAAACACAAgatagaaggagagaaaagacacTGAGTCAGAGCAGGAGGGATCAGAACAAACCCAAGGCGGAACCAAGAGAAGGGCCTGAGCTACAGAGAGGGCAGTGGGCCGTGGTGCTAGTCTAGGGGCAGGGTGAAGGCATCTGCCAGCATGGACAACCAAACCCACGCCCATGGACAGAAGAAACAGGTAGGGAGCAAGATCCagaatggctgaaaaatttcaaGAGCTGGTCAGCTGATGAGAAATAAGTCTGAAACTTTCTTCTGTGTCTCACCTGGCAAGTGCTCCCAGGATGTGGGACATAGAGATAAGTTCCTGGATTGGGGGAAGTCCCACCTATTTGTCATTATCTTCGGTAGCGTGCACATGACACCGGCTTACAGAGACACTAAAAGAGAAGCCTCTATGGCACAGCCTTCTGCATAAGGAATAATAAATGACAAGTGGGCAGCTCTACCATGTGTTCTCCTAATTCTCAAAACTGCACTGTGGGTTTAGTCCCACTAATTTTCCAAAAGCCCAGACTCTGCTGAGAAAAGCCCTTGCTGAGGTTATGGGTGACAGGTGTGCTCTTGAATAAAACTCCAGTTCACCTCCTGTCTCCCTGTGGGGTGCCCTTCTCCAGTCCTTGCCCCTGGGTTTTCCAGCAGCAGAGTGGGCAGGCAGAGTCCTTGTATCACCCAGCTCAGAGCAATGAACTGTGGCTTGGACTTGAGTCAACACATTCAGCAGAACCAATGAATGCGCTTGGCAGGTGTCTATTCATTAACAGGATGTGCagaaatggggatttattgttaCAGGGGGCAGATCACATGTCTTTTCTGATTCTGGAGAGTGTTAACACAAACTGTTCGGTACTGCTGTAAAGATAACTATTCTCAATAAGTATGATTTTCCTGCAGGGGATATTGCAATTTCACTATctttacatcctttttttttttttttttttttttttggtacaaaaaAGTTCTTGAGTGCTTGAGTATTCTGAATGAAACATAAATGTGGAAAGATTTACACTGAACAAATGAAAGATgcatatacacaaataaataataaatataaaaaaagagattaagTGTCCCCAGATATTTGAATGTATCCAAAGTCCAGCCCTCCCACCTGTAAAACAGGTTAAATCTGCCACCTGGATGCATGAATTCCCAAAGCAGGGGTGCTGGGGGGCAGGGACAGTGGCAAGAGAAACGGCTCACAGGTACAGCTTGGCTCAGAGGCTGATGTCTTTATTtgcattcactcatttaatcctcccaacaagCCGGCATGCCGAATAGTATTATTGTACTATAGTATAATGTAAGGGAGGAGCTGGCGAGGCCAAGTTTGCTCAAGTCCACACCACGAGGAAGAGCCCAGTCTGAACTTGAACCTAGGTCCATCAGAAGCCAAAACCACGCATGCCTGTGACCACTGTTCAGGCTTCAGTCGCATCACAATGGAGCGCTTTGAGGATGTGCTTCAGACTAAGACAAGTTCCTACAGGAGCCGCCCTGGGGAGAAGCTCGGACAGAAGGTCCTTCAGGCTGAGGAGGGAGGAGCGTTTTCCCAGAATAGGTATGAAGGCAAAGCCAAAGGAAATGgcccatttattttttcccagAAGAGGCTATTCGGAAGAGaagcctctttttttcccttacccAGGAGAGCCAGGGAGGGACCCTGGAGCAGGGCAGGAGGGGCTTTCTCAAAGGTCCCAGCGCTTCCGCCCCCAAGTCCCACTTGAGTCAGGAAAGATCCTGGCGATCCTGCTGAACCTAATTCATTGCTGAGAGCCATGGAAAATAGCTCCATAAATCTCCTGCCTCCAAAGAGAGGTCAGGCTTCCTGGGCTGGGATAAACAAATTGGGCATTTCAAAGCAATCTGTTAGCTACCTGCACCAATTTGCATACAAATGCCAACAAACAACCTCCCTTGGCTAGACAGGATGGTTGAGGAGGTTGGGATTTATTGTCCAACCCGGGTCCCTTAAAGATCTACCCTCATAACCTACTTTACCATCCAGTGTCAGCCCAGGGAAATGCTCACTGCACCTTGGGTGGGGGGGTCAGGGGGCCAACAGCCCTTCAACCATTACCACCTCCTTGTTTTTTGCCGCCTGTGAAATTGGGAGCCAGATGCGAAGAACTCCAGGGGAGACAAAGCCCCAGTCAAGCATGATCAATGCTCCACTAGCTtttgcaaagaaaatatattttccaatattCAGCAAAGATTGTCTTTTAAAATACTGACAGCATGGGGCGGGCAATGATGGTgcagttcttacctgccatgccagagactcgggttcaattcccagagcctgcccatgcaaaaaaagataaCAATGCTGACACCTCTGACCTTTCAAGAAGGGGGGGGGCCTTTCTCATACTCATTCATAACTTTAATAAACACTATTGGGGGCAGATTGACATCAGTTTGAATCAGgctcatggaaaagaaaaaatatcaataaataaaaggaagatggaaaaactagaaacaatGTAAGGGTTGGGAAACCAAGAATGGGCAAGCTGCACATGCacatattgttttaaatttaccACTGGTTACTTAAAGTCATCTATACAATAACTAATTTTCTTAAAAGAACACTGTCTGGTAATATGAAAGAAACATATGAAAGTCTGCATTGTAAAACTGTCAATTGATGCTTAAGGGtcatttgaattttgaaataaaaggtAATCTTCTAAATGAAGATGCTAAGAGTTTGTTGGGGGAGGTAATTTATAACTTCCGGTGTGTTCTCTAATGAAAGAGGCAGCAGGCTGTTTGTTGCTTTTATTATAGCTTCTGGGCAGAGGTTCATTTCCAGAAGAAAGGATTCGCCCAAATTGCCCCTGCATGGCTGGGATATATTGAACCACTGAGGATAAAATATTCACTCAGGCTACTAATTCCTACCTAGTTCTCTACCTTTTGACTTAACAAAACTTTCAGTGCCCTGTTCTTAAATCCATGGAGAAACATTGTTAGATGAAAACCAtggatactttaaaatattaaaattaaagtgcATTTTGGAACTAGATGGAggaacaacattgtgaatttactAAATGCcgctgaattgttcactttaaagtAGCTAATTTTATGTGCATTTCACCttcatatattattattttcttaaagtaCAATTTTCAGTTGAAAGGAGACTAACAGTAGATTTCTGGATTAGAGTTATTACCCTTTAGTTAATTTGGAAACTACCAAATTTAAAAGGCAGGCTGTGCAGTTTGCATTTAGGAAGGATGCTTTAACTTGCAGACCCATTTGAATCTCTTCTCTTCAGCTCCTTTCACTAGCAATTTGTTTTGCTTTAGGTTCCCCTCCCCCCTCAAAAAACTTTAACTCTGTAAAACAACAGTTTAGAgtggagaaacaaaagaaaagacaattgtTTATTTATGGACTACCTAAATTCAGATGCCTTAATCTGTTCAACTAATACCCTCCTGTTTTCAGACGGTGGAAACCTGCAAAGGTTATCGATTCTGCACTTCCCACTGGGAGCTCACAGTTTAATCCCTAAATCCAGGTGAGAAATACCTCATTGACAAAGGTGATTTGAATAAAAATCTATGTTATCAAAACCACATCCACTAACTTTAGTAAAAAGTACATCTATGAAGACTTCTAACACTTAAAACGTAAGAAACtgctttttgaagtttttttttccgCTGTCCTAGGGAAACTCCAAAGAGAAGAGCAGGGACAAAGAGTTGTCTGTAAATCTCCAGGTTTTAACCACGAAAACAAAAACTAATGGATTTTGTTCCATTAGGTTTGTAATGCAAGGTCTTTCAGTTTGTACAAGAACCTCTAGATATGTTAACTCATGGCGACTTAAGCCTTCATGTATCTAAAAACAAACGACTGCTTCTCACAAATTGTAATGCAATATCTACCAACACATGGCCTTGAAAATTGTCAAAAGTAAAATTAATCCAGGATTCCAAAGACTATCCAATTAACACAgtgataggtaggtagatagatgggTATGTGCACCTATCTATGCATATATGCATGATGGTTATCAGTTGAACTTGCCAGGTTTCCTCTCAGATTTATTTCAACACGGAGCTAATCTGCATGATTCAGACACAATTTGCAATGGCTCTTGAAATGCCACTGGCATTTGCCTTTGAAACAACATCTAAACTCCTCACCGTCCTGTTACCTCCTTTCCTACCCACAGAATGGAAAAGCTTACAGAATTGTGACTGATAGGTCTtccctaagaaaaaaaaatactgtaaggAGCAAACCCTTATCTGGTCCAATGGCTCTCTGCCATTATCCCAATCCTAATCCCAAATTTCTGGAATTTCAGACAAGTGAATTATACCACCTCATTGCAAAACTGTTCAGTCTTCGTGTATTACAGAAATAGAACTAAGCCACAAAGGAAGAGTTGTCAAAGTTTGAAACggaatttaaatcattatttcATGGGATCTCAAAATTATTGGGTCAGCTGCTTCTTTAAATCAGCAGAAGCAAGGGCAATATGGATGGAATGAATTGGACAGAGGACAGAAGAGTAAGTCAGTGTCTGGAGCAGTTATTCTTTCCATTATAACTGTGACCTAAAGAGTAATTAAACAAATTAACCTCATCCAGGGAGATTAAATGATTTTTCACTAACTAGGCCAAAAACAAATTTGCCAAGTTCCGAAACCCGTTGTGGACTATTTATATTTTGTTGGGTGTACCTGTGGGGCAAATTGTAATCAAATAGTACAACCTGTTAAGAATGCATCAATCAGACACAAAACGCTGAAGCAATTCTGAAACATTATCTATCTCCTAAATTGGCTCTCTTGATTTTCTCAACGGACTAAGCATCTGGAGCAGCTGAAGCTCTAGAGAGCATCAATTCTGttaaataccagaaaacaaaataggtatagaaaataaaaatgttctttttgctCAGTAGCCATCTAGATTACAAACCAACATAATTAGTATAAATGAGACTACAGGTAGtaaattgaaaatattctaaatgctAAATTCAGTATATAGGTGATGCAAGGGCTTGCAAATGCTACATGTGTAAAGATCGTAAATATTAAGAAGTCAAAAACATCCACCAGGGGAATAAAAACATGTGTAAGTTGTCAAATTTTAAGGAATATAGTGACTACAGCAAAGTTCATTCAAATCTCTTATTAATAGGAATAGCATTGCTATACCGCCAGGTGATAATCCTATAAAGCATTATTAcagccccattttacaggaaACAACACTGACAACTCAAGAGGTTAATTTGCTCAAGTTCACACAAGGCAGCATTTGCACCCCAAGGTGGCTGAGACCCCAAAGTGCATTTGACCACTACCCTACCACGGATCTTTTGGAGGTTTAAAGTCATTTAGGTTAAGAGCTGGCAAAGAGGTCCAATGAGAGGTTATAAGGACAAAAAACAGTCCTGGCCCCAAAAAGGCTAGTTCCCAGGGCATGATAGCAGATGCAACTGCTTTCAAGCTTTTAGCCTATAATCAACCTATATTGAAACCAGATTTACGAGCTCTTCAGAGGAgagctttgtgattttctaaaGCAGACATGTTTGGTATTTTAGAAGGTCAAACCCCCTATGGTGCAGTGTTTTTAATAGAATCAGAGAAATCAGAGACACCCGCCAATTTCTAGGAATCCTCTGAACCATTCgaaatggtggggggggggggggggggcaggaacaacaaaaaaagcataaCCACATACAGACTGAATTTTTCAAAGGGGTGTAGAATGTAAGGGATGTAGATACAGAAGAAACATCATGGCAATTTTGGTCCCATTTGTCTCTGGTTTGGGCAAGTTTCCACTTTGAAGGAAGATTACCTTTTTGGGGGGAATTCTATGTCAATATTAAACAGGGGCTGTTCCTGGCTAGCCCGGCCTCATGCTGACAACTCAGTCACAGTAAACCTCTAAGGGAAAAACAAAGTAGTCAGTCACCAATCTTACATCACCGAAACAGGCAGGCAGGCAGTTGCTTCATGAAGGGTCCTTTGCCTCCTGCTTCCTCAACTTCTACCCTCTCATAGGGATGCAAAAGTCGAATCCCATTTAGCTCTCAGCAAAATTCAAAAGTCAAGAAACCAGCAATATTTTTTAGTCAAAAGGTCAAGTTATACTCAGATCTGACTTGAAGACTTATAGCCAGATTACAGGCTCGTGTGCAAATGCTAACTGAACACAGACTCAAAATGGAGAGCATTTCCTTCCATCTCCATTAGGATAAGAGACAGGCTGATTTGTTACAAAAGCCCCTGAAAACCCACTGGATTTAGGAGACCATAGGTACAGTCACCACCACTCTACAGGGAGCTGTAAAACAGCCTCAGGAATTTGCAGTAGAAAGTCTAAGGAGCAGATCTGCTAACACAGAACCAGGCAGACCTCTACAATCACCTTCCCATCTTCTGCTCAGTTGCTATGATTGTAGCAACAGACCACACCCAGGCTTTTCTTGGAGGATGGGGTTTTACTGATTTCCAAGTGTTTCAAGCACATGACTTTAAATCCCTCGTTTTATTATTTCCTAATCAATTGCAGAATTCTTAGTGAAATGGTACTTGGAAGAAATGGGGTGAACACAAAATACCAGGACAAGCAGCGGAAGACAGCATTTGCCTACACATCGCTGATATTAAGGCTGCCTGCTTAGTGAATCATTTGGGCTTGCATGATGCGATACACAAAATGAGactatataaaaagcaaaatatcaaCCTTTAAGCTATAAACTACTGTAATTTGCTCTAGAACTAGAGTGGCGGTGAGGGTAGAAATTTTACCAGCTGTCAATTTTGATCAATTCTCTTCTCTAGGAAGGTCTGCAGTTTTAGGCTCAATAATTCTTTCGCCTTTCAAAAACTGAAACACATAATGCAGATCACCTTTTCTAACTGATAAGGCCTGCATGAACTGTAAATGTCAAAAAGTGCAATTCAAACATTGTCATTTTGTAAATGCTTACTTATACCATAGCCTAATTTGTTCTTTGGGTCTATTAATTATTAAATACTTAATCTAGGTATTTATTTCTATAGTTGTCATTTCAACACAGATTCTTCCAAGAACTTGGCTACTGCACCTGTCTTCCTCAGAGAcccaaaatcataaaatattctaGAATGGAATACGTGAAACTTTTCTTTCAACATTcataaaagaaaaccccatactCAAATATGCAGGCCACAGGTTAATTAAgcaagtttcaaaaataatatgcaaaatgattaaggaaaaaaacatataagGCAAATTATTCTCACATCTAAGATAACAATGCCCTcattgtgggggaggggggcaggaatGAGATTTAAATTCAGGCTGGACCTTACTGCCAAAAGTCCTACAAGAGGCAACCAACTGTATCAGCCTCTGGCTAAGGTCAATGTTTGATGTAGTTCTATTCACAGAAGGATCATTTTGGGGATGAGACCTCGTAGCACTAACCTCTTAAATCTCAACTGGCATATAAAGTTCACTATTAAAACCCTTTCTTAGGACTGCATTGAAGGACGAGGTTTGAGAACCAAGAGCATGAAAGTGGACAGCTCAACTGTAACTACCAAGAGTTTCAttgagtgttttcattttctttctttctctttttggttgGCGGTAGACGCCTTTCAAAAGACATTCCAAAGCAAATGGGTCATGTTGATAAATATTACCTTTGCTAAGGCAACTTCTGAAATTGGTCCAACTTATCTGACCTGGCATAAATAAGTGTAAGACCTCTCTAAGATGAAGGCTAGAAACCAAATTCCTAATGAAAACCTGAGGTAAAACACTGAATGCTGGGTAGAGGACACCTTTAGAAACCATCCACACAGTAGAAAAATTACATGCGTACATGACAGAATAAACAAGATTTCAGTATTGTTAAAAAAATCAAGCCAAATCCCAGAGTTGAGACTACCATGTGCAACAGATCTTCATTTGTATAATTTAACAGGTAGTTCCTTTCACTTCCCATTTGTTTCAATTTATGGAAGACACCACTAAACTtcagacaaaatatatatatatacatatatatatatatttaaatctttacaATAAAATCAAGATATAGGAGCTTACATAGAGCACATCTGAGTTTATTCAGGGTCTCAACTCCAGCTCCCTCAGATGCAAATAACCCTGGTAACAGTGTGTACAgtcttctctttgcttttatcattttaaagcaaatattacATTTGACTGCAGTCAAGTCTGTGCAAATAATCCTTCAGAAGAAATAGCCAAGATTCTGTTTGCAGAGGTCATTTCTGTCTCTCAAAGATGATTAGATGAGTTTGTTTTTCTTCAGATAAAGTGCTCCTGTCCAGCAGAACTCAAAGGCCTTCAAGCGTTCAAGAAATTTAGTTCAGATAAGGCTCCGTCATACAAACTCCAGCTTCCCGTGCCCACTGTACATGCCCCAGTGGACGAGCGAGAGGAACTTCTCATTGCTGAGGTCCGCCTGTCTCATTTTATCGCAGGTCATACAGCAGTTCTCGTGGCCGCTGACTGGCACCATGCACTCCAGGTCCAACTTTGCAACCTGCCCCTTTTTGGAATGGTGTCCGTGAAAGCTGTAGTGCAAACGGGAGAGCATCTGTTGCCGCTGATCCTGAAGTCTCTTATTTTCACTCCGAAGCATCCTCAGGGCTAGCATAATAAGCAACACTAAAATCAGCCCTCCAGCTATGGGAACAGCAATGACAGCAGCCCGGAACCACAGCTCTTTGGAAGAAGTCAGCTCCTGCACCTTAGTGATGAGGTTTCTGCTGCTGTCATGCTGAAATCGGTTTCCTGGTCCTGAAGGAGTACAAATAGAAGGATCAAACTCCTGTCCAGACTAACGATCACCTATGCATTTTAAACAAGGAATCTCGctcaaaaaaaaagcaacttatgATTACATGAATACTTAAGAAAGCAAATTTTGCAAAATGATTCAAAGTGTAAAACGCACTTGTTTACACTCTGGCCATTCTAAATAGTAATGGTCTTTAATGTCTTCGAAAGGTTGAAAAACCAGGCAAAGCCTATTACTTAGACAGACATCTAATGCTTGGGCAGACATAAAAGCTACTCATAGAGATGCATCTTAGCATCCAGCCATGCTTCTCCCCCTGGTGTCTCTAATTACATTAACAAAATCAATAGCAGACATGCAAAGCTTTGACTGTCCCAGGCCTATAGAGCAAGCAGGTATTCTGGTTAGAAGCTGATTCCACCTACCTGAGGCCTCCCCCTTGGGAGGAGAAAGAACATCGTGCAAGCCTCTGTAATTGCACATGTCTTCGTGACAGCATTCCAATGTGGGCATGGTGGTGCCTGAGTGGTTTTGTGCCTGTTTGGCTTGGCAGACATTTTCTGTGCTCGCAAGGGAATCCAGGCAGCCGTG
This window contains:
- the BAMBI gene encoding BMP and activin membrane-bound inhibitor homolog yields the protein MDRHSSSIFVWLQLELCAMAVLLTKGEIRCYCDAAHCVATGYMCKSELGACFSRLLDPQNANSPLTHGCLDSLASTENVCQAKQAQNHSGTTMPTLECCHEDMCNYRGLHDVLSPPKGEASGPGNRFQHDSSRNLITKVQELTSSKELWFRAAVIAVPIAGGLILVLLIMLALRMLRSENKRLQDQRQQMLSRLHYSFHGHHSKKGQVAKLDLECMVPVSGHENCCMTCDKMRQADLSNEKFLSLVHWGMYSGHGKLEFV